One window of the Shewanella cyperi genome contains the following:
- a CDS encoding ABC transporter permease yields MFMHYLDLAWRSLRKTPLMSLLMVFAISIGIGITIMTLNVHQVMSTNPSGERSDKLLGVQLWTQGQDTWRNYSAILTYQDVINLRRGTVPVRQAAMFRTGKAITTDNPDIEAEMQSVRITDSDFFAMFSVPFLYGNVWDKAVDEVPEHVVVIGKELNDKLFDGRNSVGETLYLNTKPYRIVGVTDHWSPKPRYYDLTTGSMQDAELLFVPFSLTPIEEFEVWGNTNGWKFEPLRTYQDRMASEKAWLQFWAEVDTPEQRKAFQDYLNAYVDSQQQLGRFTDKSRDSWARTMNVAELLEFHEVVPEDNKILIGLSLLFLLVCLVNILGLMLTKFLKRAPEVGVRRAIGASKRQIFAQHLVEVGCIGAIGGALGLLWAWSALQYLAKKFFLEEAMTNLDPSIWVIAPSIAIVSAMLAGMYPAWVICKTKPSVYLKSQ; encoded by the coding sequence ATGTTTATGCATTATTTGGATCTCGCCTGGCGCTCGCTGCGCAAGACGCCGCTGATGTCGTTGCTGATGGTGTTCGCCATCTCCATCGGCATAGGCATCACCATAATGACACTCAACGTCCATCAGGTGATGAGCACCAACCCCTCAGGTGAGCGCAGCGATAAGCTGCTGGGTGTGCAACTCTGGACCCAGGGACAGGATACCTGGCGCAACTACAGTGCCATTCTCACTTACCAGGATGTGATCAACCTCAGGCGCGGCACTGTGCCCGTGCGCCAGGCCGCCATGTTCCGCACAGGTAAGGCCATTACCACGGACAATCCGGACATTGAGGCCGAAATGCAGTCTGTGCGGATAACCGACAGTGACTTCTTCGCCATGTTCTCTGTGCCCTTCCTCTATGGCAACGTGTGGGACAAGGCGGTGGATGAGGTGCCCGAGCACGTGGTGGTGATTGGCAAGGAGCTGAACGACAAGCTGTTTGACGGTCGTAACAGTGTCGGTGAGACCCTGTATCTGAACACCAAGCCCTATCGTATCGTCGGCGTGACCGACCATTGGTCACCCAAGCCCAGATACTATGATCTCACCACCGGCAGTATGCAGGATGCTGAGTTGCTGTTTGTGCCTTTCTCCCTGACCCCGATAGAAGAGTTTGAGGTATGGGGCAACACCAATGGCTGGAAGTTTGAACCCTTGCGCACCTATCAGGACCGGATGGCGTCGGAAAAAGCCTGGTTGCAATTCTGGGCCGAGGTGGACACGCCGGAGCAGAGAAAAGCCTTCCAGGATTACCTGAATGCCTATGTGGACAGCCAGCAACAGTTGGGGCGTTTTACCGACAAGAGTCGTGACTCCTGGGCCAGAACCATGAACGTGGCTGAACTGCTGGAGTTTCATGAGGTGGTGCCGGAAGACAACAAGATCCTCATCGGCCTCAGTCTGCTGTTCCTGCTGGTGTGTCTGGTAAATATTCTTGGCCTGATGCTGACCAAGTTCCTTAAACGGGCCCCCGAGGTGGGGGTACGCCGGGCGATCGGCGCCAGCAAGCGGCAGATCTTCGCCCAGCACCTGGTGGAAGTAGGCTGTATAGGTGCCATAGGCGGTGCCTTGGGCCTGTTGTGGGCCTGGAGTGCACTGCAATACCTGGCCAAAAAGTTTTTCCTGGAAGAGGCCATGACCAATCTTGACCCCAGCATCTGGGTGATTGCCCCCTCCATAGCCATAGTCTCGGCCATGCTGGCCGGCATGTATCCTGCCTGGGTGATCTGCAAGACCAAGCCCAGCGTTTACCTCAAGAGCCAATAA
- a CDS encoding ABC transporter ATP-binding protein codes for MLTMKNINKLYRTELVETHALRDFNLNVAEGEFVAVTGPSGSGKTTFLNIAGLLENASGGEYLLDGVNVAQLSDSAAAKVRNQKIGFIFQGFNLIPDLNLAENVELPLRYRGFNGAERKRRVEQALAQVGLASRQKHLPSQLSGGQQQRVAIARALAGEPRFLLADEPTGNLDSLMARQVMELLEEINRAGTTIIMVTHDPELARRAARNIQIVDGQVCDFNSFQGAPRAVANA; via the coding sequence ATGTTAACAATGAAGAATATCAACAAGCTGTATCGCACCGAACTGGTGGAGACCCATGCGCTGCGCGATTTCAACCTGAACGTGGCCGAAGGGGAATTTGTGGCCGTGACCGGTCCCTCAGGCTCAGGCAAAACCACCTTTCTCAACATTGCCGGTTTGTTGGAAAATGCCAGCGGCGGCGAGTATCTGCTTGATGGCGTCAATGTGGCCCAGCTCAGTGACAGCGCCGCCGCCAAGGTACGCAACCAGAAAATCGGTTTTATCTTCCAGGGCTTTAACCTGATCCCCGATCTGAATCTGGCGGAAAACGTCGAACTGCCACTGCGCTATCGCGGTTTCAACGGTGCCGAACGCAAGCGCCGCGTCGAACAGGCCCTGGCCCAGGTGGGCTTGGCCTCAAGGCAAAAGCATCTGCCCTCCCAGCTGTCCGGTGGCCAGCAGCAAAGGGTGGCCATTGCCCGCGCCCTGGCCGGTGAACCGCGCTTTCTGCTGGCGGACGAACCTACGGGTAACCTCGACAGCCTGATGGCCCGTCAGGTGATGGAGCTGCTGGAAGAGATCAACCGCGCCGGCACCACCATCATCATGGTGACCCACGATCCCGAGCTGGCCCGCCGCGCCGCCCGCAACATCCAGATAGTGGATGGCCAGGTGTGCGACTTCAACAGCTTCCAGGGCGCCCCCCGTGCCGTGGCCAATGCCTGA
- a CDS encoding efflux RND transporter periplasmic adaptor subunit, translating to MIRDTSGQDQIVVSNPSRSKWLWLGGGLVALGLLGSWALASGNDGAALSVKRSELVTATLTRGTLVRDIISSGKIVAANAPVLYANAEGMVTLIAKPGDSVAKGQVLAQIDSPLLANTLAQEQARLAGLEGEVERATLNARREQLSAQQVMDTAQVELDAAERESRRGDLLIAQSLISRIDFEKTKDDFKKAQLRFAHAREEVALMRDTQAFELKNKGLELKRQQLVVDDLRRQVAALEIKAPVDGIIGNWLTEQKARLSRGQAILTVVDLTAFEAELAVSESFADELGLGMEVELDLGGVKTRGTLSSISPEVSRGEVLTRVRFDNPEGLKLRQNQRLSARILLENLEDVLMVRRGSLASDGGTFAYRIDGDLASREAIKLGARSVAYVQVLEGGQAGDEWIISGTEKLKKAERVRLY from the coding sequence ATGATCAGGGATACCAGCGGACAGGACCAGATAGTGGTTTCCAACCCAAGTCGCAGCAAATGGTTATGGCTCGGCGGCGGCCTGGTGGCTTTAGGGCTGTTGGGCTCCTGGGCCTTGGCAAGTGGCAACGATGGGGCGGCGCTGTCGGTCAAGCGCAGCGAGCTGGTGACAGCCACCCTGACCCGCGGCACCCTGGTGCGCGACATCATCTCCAGCGGCAAGATAGTGGCCGCCAATGCGCCTGTGCTCTATGCCAATGCGGAAGGCATGGTGACCCTTATCGCCAAGCCCGGCGATAGCGTCGCCAAGGGCCAGGTGCTGGCGCAGATTGACAGTCCACTGCTGGCCAACACCCTGGCCCAGGAGCAGGCCCGTCTGGCCGGACTGGAAGGTGAGGTGGAGCGGGCCACACTCAATGCCCGTCGCGAGCAGCTCAGTGCCCAGCAGGTCATGGATACGGCGCAGGTGGAGCTGGACGCCGCCGAGCGTGAGAGCCGTCGTGGCGATCTGCTGATAGCACAGTCACTTATCAGCCGCATCGATTTTGAAAAGACCAAGGACGATTTCAAGAAAGCGCAGTTGAGATTTGCCCATGCCAGGGAAGAGGTGGCCCTGATGCGGGATACCCAGGCCTTTGAACTCAAAAACAAGGGACTGGAACTCAAGCGCCAGCAACTGGTGGTGGATGATCTGCGCCGTCAGGTGGCGGCCCTGGAAATCAAGGCGCCGGTGGACGGCATCATAGGCAACTGGCTTACTGAGCAAAAGGCCCGTCTCAGTCGCGGCCAGGCCATTCTTACCGTGGTGGACCTGACCGCCTTTGAAGCTGAACTGGCGGTGTCCGAAAGCTTTGCCGATGAGCTGGGGCTGGGCATGGAGGTGGAGCTGGATCTGGGCGGCGTCAAGACCCGCGGCACCCTGTCATCCATATCCCCCGAGGTCAGCCGTGGTGAAGTCTTGACCCGGGTCCGTTTTGACAATCCCGAGGGGCTCAAACTCAGACAAAACCAACGTCTCAGTGCCCGTATCCTGCTGGAAAACCTTGAAGATGTGCTTATGGTGCGCCGCGGTAGTCTGGCCAGTGACGGTGGCACCTTTGCTTACCGGATAGACGGTGACCTGGCCAGTCGTGAAGCCATCAAGCTTGGAGCCCGCAGCGTCGCCTATGTTCAGGTGCTCGAAGGCGGGCAGGCCGGGGATGAGTGGATTATCTCAGGCACGGAAAAACTGAAGAAAGCCGAACGAGTCCGCCTCTACTGA
- a CDS encoding MAPEG family protein: MTTLLACLLLAMLLPYLAKAPVALAMAKLGGYDNHHPRSQQARLEGFGARALAAHQNAFESLLIFGLAVLAVLATDSANGIAEGAAVVHIVARLGYQLAYLYDKDKLRSSLWFVGIIASFTILAQAL; this comes from the coding sequence ATGACCACACTGCTCGCTTGCCTGTTACTCGCCATGCTGCTGCCCTATCTTGCCAAGGCGCCGGTGGCCCTGGCCATGGCCAAATTGGGCGGCTACGACAATCATCATCCCCGCAGTCAGCAGGCCAGGCTCGAAGGCTTCGGGGCCCGGGCCCTGGCTGCCCATCAGAATGCCTTTGAGTCCCTGCTGATATTCGGCCTGGCGGTACTGGCCGTGCTGGCAACCGACAGTGCCAACGGCATTGCCGAAGGGGCCGCTGTGGTGCATATAGTGGCGCGGCTGGGCTACCAGCTTGCCTATCTGTATGACAAGGATAAACTGCGTTCAAGCCTTTGGTTTGTTGGGATTATTGCCAGTTTCACCATATTGGCTCAGGCATTGTAG
- a CDS encoding esterase/lipase family protein encodes MHAIFVHGLGRTPLSALPLLLPLRKAGISCHVLGYLAAAEDTDRVAARLKRKIDKLDQAPYVLIGHSLGGVIIRKLLTGTQAPRCLPLWVFLLGSPTGVSRLAHKLQHHPLFRLFAGDAGQLLGNAQRMAAIGAPNLLLGIPCTAIIGTRGIGGRIPPFYGESNDGIVAKSEVTAPWLLEDRLGECIELPLPHTLLPSSRRVAKVIIERLSAMISTDRDRSTAHTQDCESQ; translated from the coding sequence ATGCACGCCATCTTCGTTCATGGCCTTGGGCGCACGCCCCTGTCTGCCCTGCCCCTGCTGCTGCCCCTGAGGAAAGCGGGAATTTCCTGCCATGTGCTGGGCTATCTGGCGGCAGCCGAAGATACGGACCGGGTGGCGGCCCGGTTAAAACGCAAGATAGACAAACTCGACCAGGCGCCCTATGTCCTTATCGGTCACTCCCTCGGTGGGGTGATTATCCGTAAGCTGCTGACAGGCACCCAAGCACCCAGGTGTTTGCCCTTATGGGTATTTCTGCTCGGTTCTCCCACAGGAGTCTCAAGGCTCGCCCACAAGCTGCAACATCATCCGCTGTTCCGGCTGTTTGCCGGTGACGCCGGGCAACTGCTAGGCAATGCACAGCGCATGGCCGCCATAGGCGCCCCCAATCTACTGCTTGGCATTCCCTGTACCGCCATCATAGGCACCCGTGGCATAGGCGGCCGCATACCGCCCTTCTATGGGGAAAGCAATGACGGCATAGTGGCCAAAAGCGAAGTGACGGCCCCCTGGTTGCTTGAGGACCGCCTGGGGGAATGCATCGAACTGCCCCTGCCCCATACCCTGCTGCCCTCCAGCCGCAGGGTGGCCAAAGTGATTATTGAACGTTTAAGCGCCATGATATCGACAGACAGAGACCGAAGCACAGCTCATACTCAGGACTGTGAATCACAATAG
- a CDS encoding DODA-type extradiol aromatic ring-opening family dioxygenase, with protein MNQNAPAIFIPHGGGPLPLLDEPGHRELIGFLKALPQSFPAPDAIVIISAHWEEEVATITSAEAPELIYDYSGFPPESYRIRYPAPGHPALAARLKTLLERAGIDARLDAKRGFDHGMFVPLKLMYPEAQIPCVQLSLVKGLSPSQHIAIGKAIAELRTDNVLILGSGFSFHNLRAFGRGSEPDRDNLAFEAWLIDICTNAATDASHKARALTNWQSAPGARHCHPREEHLLPLHVCFGAGMDSESGTAQLIFDDTVLGKKTAALRW; from the coding sequence TTGAACCAGAACGCACCCGCAATCTTTATTCCCCATGGCGGTGGCCCGCTGCCACTGCTAGATGAACCCGGTCACAGGGAGCTTATCGGCTTTCTTAAGGCACTGCCGCAGAGCTTTCCTGCCCCTGACGCCATAGTCATCATCAGCGCCCACTGGGAAGAAGAAGTGGCCACAATTACCTCGGCCGAGGCCCCGGAGCTCATTTACGACTACTCTGGTTTTCCACCTGAAAGTTACCGGATCCGCTACCCAGCCCCGGGGCATCCGGCCCTGGCAGCTCGCCTGAAGACGCTGTTGGAACGGGCAGGCATTGACGCCAGACTGGATGCGAAACGCGGCTTCGACCATGGCATGTTCGTACCCCTGAAACTCATGTATCCCGAGGCCCAGATCCCCTGCGTGCAGTTATCTCTGGTCAAGGGCTTGTCACCGTCGCAGCACATAGCCATAGGAAAGGCCATTGCCGAGCTGCGTACTGATAACGTGCTTATCCTGGGTTCGGGTTTTTCCTTCCACAACCTGAGGGCCTTTGGCCGTGGCAGCGAGCCTGACAGGGATAACCTCGCCTTCGAGGCCTGGCTTATCGACATCTGTACCAATGCGGCGACGGATGCCAGCCACAAGGCCAGGGCCCTGACAAACTGGCAGAGCGCCCCCGGTGCCCGCCATTGTCATCCAAGGGAAGAGCACCTGCTGCCGCTGCACGTCTGTTTTGGTGCCGGTATGGACAGTGAAAGTGGCACGGCCCAACTCATCTTTGATGACACAGTCCTTGGCAAGAAGACCGCCGCGCTGCGCTGGTAA
- a CDS encoding alpha/beta fold hydrolase, whose amino-acid sequence MKFRWLSLLLVFPLSALATPAMVKIKGYEVEYEISGQGEHTIFLEAGGSAGMSDWDPVYQQLTQHAKVIRYSRIGNGNSTKLRKNYSSEEYAEEAMLLLDNLKIKEPVVYMAHSYGAYIARTFAATYPQKVAALMLVEPASEHDVDIMGEIDLAKAQKEIAQVQMDDLQNGMSNQYLDFWAKRPLPDYPQIPDIPVTVIASIKKYDNPPVLFFSDAGREKWGKLHSDWAKAFPQGKAVLTDKSYHYTQFEEPELVVAEAAELLSRIKH is encoded by the coding sequence ATGAAATTTCGCTGGTTATCTTTGCTGTTGGTTTTCCCCCTCAGCGCCTTGGCGACTCCCGCCATGGTGAAAATCAAGGGCTACGAGGTGGAATATGAAATCTCGGGTCAGGGAGAGCACACCATCTTTCTGGAAGCCGGCGGCTCCGCCGGGATGTCGGATTGGGATCCCGTTTACCAGCAATTAACCCAACATGCCAAGGTCATTCGCTACTCCCGCATTGGCAACGGCAATTCGACCAAGCTGCGCAAGAACTACAGCAGCGAAGAGTATGCCGAAGAGGCCATGCTGCTGTTGGACAACCTGAAGATTAAAGAACCCGTGGTCTACATGGCCCATTCCTACGGCGCCTATATCGCCCGCACCTTTGCCGCAACTTATCCACAAAAAGTCGCGGCCCTGATGCTGGTGGAGCCGGCATCCGAGCATGATGTCGACATCATGGGCGAAATAGACCTGGCCAAGGCGCAAAAGGAAATTGCCCAGGTACAAATGGACGATTTGCAAAATGGTATGTCGAACCAGTATCTGGATTTCTGGGCCAAACGCCCCCTGCCCGACTATCCACAAATCCCGGATATCCCGGTGACAGTGATAGCCTCCATCAAGAAATATGACAATCCACCGGTGCTGTTTTTCAGCGATGCCGGTAGGGAAAAATGGGGCAAGCTCCACAGCGACTGGGCCAAAGCCTTCCCCCAGGGCAAAGCCGTGCTGACCGACAAAAGCTACCACTACACCCAATTCGAAGAACCCGAGCTGGTGGTGGCCGAAGCCGCAGAATTGCTAAGTCGGATCAAACACTAA
- a CDS encoding cobalamin-binding protein, whose amino-acid sequence MLTGRAIALDLAIDSKTKEPANGAQRIIALSPHAVELLFAIGAGDRIVATTDYADYPEAAKQIPRIGGYYGIQLERVLELKPDLIVTWSGGNRAEDIARLEELGLPLFASEPKALADVADELEALGRLTGLEARATAQAVQYRDRLEHLRLDNKDKAKVKVFYQLWSEPLMTVASGSWVAQILEVCGADNVFANAKGEYPQVSLEAVLQTAPEVIIQTGDAGNVQLLDWSRWPEVPAVARDRIYQLNADLLHRAGPRTIEGIAQVCTTLDQARSSAL is encoded by the coding sequence CTGCTGACGGGAAGGGCCATCGCGCTCGACCTTGCTATCGACAGCAAAACAAAGGAGCCGGCCAATGGTGCGCAGCGGATCATTGCCCTGTCGCCACACGCGGTGGAATTGCTGTTTGCCATAGGTGCCGGCGACAGGATAGTGGCCACCACGGACTACGCCGACTATCCGGAGGCGGCCAAGCAAATCCCCAGAATTGGCGGTTATTACGGTATCCAGCTGGAGCGGGTACTGGAGCTTAAGCCGGATCTGATAGTGACCTGGTCCGGTGGCAACCGTGCCGAGGATATTGCCCGCCTGGAAGAACTTGGTCTGCCGCTGTTTGCCAGCGAACCCAAGGCCTTGGCAGACGTTGCCGATGAGCTGGAGGCATTGGGCAGACTCACGGGGTTGGAAGCCAGGGCCACGGCCCAGGCGGTCCAGTATCGCGACCGTCTGGAGCATTTGCGCCTGGACAACAAAGACAAGGCCAAGGTGAAGGTCTTCTATCAGCTTTGGTCCGAACCCCTGATGACAGTGGCCAGTGGCAGCTGGGTGGCGCAAATTCTGGAAGTCTGCGGCGCCGACAATGTGTTCGCCAATGCCAAGGGTGAGTATCCCCAGGTCAGCCTGGAGGCCGTGCTGCAAACGGCGCCCGAGGTCATTATTCAAACCGGGGATGCGGGCAATGTGCAGTTGCTGGACTGGAGCCGCTGGCCCGAAGTGCCGGCGGTGGCCAGGGACAGGATTTATCAGCTTAATGCGGATCTGTTGCACAGGGCGGGGCCGAGGACAATTGAGGGAATTGCCCAGGTTTGCACCACCCTCGACCAGGCCCGCTCATCTGCTTTGTGA
- the pyrC gene encoding dihydroorotase — MTTITLTRPDDWHIHLRDGDALADTVRDAGRYMGRAIVMPNLVPPVTNTEQALGYYQRIKSHSTTAFEPLMVLYLTDKTSAEEIRAAKATGKIVAAKLYPAGATTNSDSGVTDVKNIYGALQAMQEEGMLLLVHGEVTDSAIDIFDRERIFIENILSKVVADFPELKIVLEHITTKDAVDFVMAASDKVAATITAHHLLYNRNHMLAGGIRPHFYCLPILKRNTHQQALIQAATSGNPKFFLGTDSAPHAKDKKEAACGCAGSYTAHAAIELYAESFEAAGALDKLEAFASFHGPDFYGLPRNGDKITLVKRSWQVPESYPLGGAGVVPIRAGEQIHWQLQD, encoded by the coding sequence ATGACCACTATTACTCTTACCCGTCCCGATGATTGGCATATTCACCTGCGCGATGGCGACGCCCTTGCCGATACGGTCCGCGACGCCGGTCGCTATATGGGCCGCGCCATAGTCATGCCCAACCTGGTACCGCCTGTGACCAATACCGAGCAGGCCCTGGGTTATTACCAACGCATCAAGTCCCACAGCACCACGGCCTTTGAACCGCTGATGGTGTTGTATCTGACGGACAAGACCAGCGCCGAGGAAATCCGCGCCGCCAAGGCCACGGGAAAAATCGTTGCCGCCAAGCTCTACCCCGCCGGCGCCACCACCAACTCGGATTCCGGCGTGACCGATGTGAAGAACATCTATGGCGCGCTGCAGGCCATGCAGGAAGAAGGCATGTTGCTGCTGGTTCATGGTGAAGTGACGGATTCCGCCATCGACATTTTCGATCGGGAACGCATCTTTATCGAGAATATCCTCAGCAAGGTCGTGGCCGACTTCCCCGAGCTCAAGATTGTGCTGGAACACATCACCACCAAGGATGCGGTGGACTTTGTGATGGCCGCATCGGACAAGGTGGCCGCCACCATCACGGCCCATCACCTGCTGTACAACCGCAACCACATGCTGGCCGGCGGCATACGCCCGCATTTTTATTGCCTGCCGATCCTCAAGCGCAATACCCACCAGCAGGCGCTGATCCAGGCCGCCACCAGTGGCAACCCCAAGTTCTTCCTCGGCACGGACTCAGCGCCACACGCCAAGGACAAGAAGGAAGCCGCCTGTGGCTGCGCCGGTTCCTACACGGCCCACGCCGCCATTGAACTCTATGCCGAGTCCTTCGAGGCCGCCGGCGCTTTGGACAAGCTGGAAGCCTTTGCCAGCTTCCACGGTCCTGACTTCTACGGCTTGCCACGCAACGGCGATAAGATCACCCTGGTGAAGCGCAGCTGGCAGGTGCCCGAGTCCTATCCACTGGGCGGCGCCGGTGTGGTGCCCATCCGTGCCGGTGAGCAGATCCACTGGCAATTGCAGGACTGA
- a CDS encoding diguanylate cyclase, translated as MKSIFFSCILFPLWLVFAGNANAEIQGQALVAELAAERLSLDPYLSLLEDPQGELSFEQVQRLAAEGQFSPLGNRSPNFGFSKSAWWVQLTLHNSGRKQQDWYLRQDYPLIDFLDLWQPQEQGWLVTSTGDRRPFHSRPLDNRTFVFPLTLAPGETKTLFLRFQTQGSLNIGLEALSAEGLVSQVGHEYLFMGIYYGGFAVLLVYNLILFMTVRERAFIFYVLYVFSYGLYMSVHNGLSFQFLWPDNSWLANKSLLLLLALSLFGALRFTREILGSAQLLPRADRLTAIMEWVAVIALLLSPVLSYHLVIVPLSLLTTLLCVQLFVMGVMALMRGSRPARYFLVAFSALLLGAFTYMLKSFGLLPHNEFTQNAFQIGSLVEMVLLSLALGSRMGDIKRRNHIDVLTGLYNRRFFDEQLPLEFQKAQRRSQPLSLLVLDIDKFKAFNDSRGHTQGDKALRAVARVLASAIRKPGLACRYGGEEFALILPETGSGDAAVLAERIRARVAEETAGRFDLSVSIGHATLGEGSFASGYGLFDAADAALYQAKAAGRNCVLAFSGTTIP; from the coding sequence ATGAAATCCATATTTTTCAGTTGTATATTATTCCCTCTATGGCTGGTGTTTGCCGGTAACGCCAACGCAGAAATACAGGGGCAAGCTTTGGTGGCAGAACTGGCTGCCGAACGTCTGAGCCTGGATCCCTATCTGAGCCTGCTGGAAGACCCCCAGGGTGAGTTGAGCTTTGAGCAGGTACAACGCCTCGCCGCCGAAGGACAATTTTCCCCCCTGGGGAATCGCTCGCCCAACTTCGGTTTCAGCAAGTCGGCCTGGTGGGTGCAGTTAACCCTGCATAATTCCGGTCGCAAGCAGCAGGACTGGTATCTGCGCCAGGACTATCCGCTGATTGATTTTCTTGACCTGTGGCAACCCCAAGAGCAAGGATGGCTGGTGACCTCCACCGGCGACAGACGCCCCTTCCACAGTCGGCCGCTGGATAACCGCACCTTTGTGTTTCCACTGACCCTGGCCCCGGGTGAGACTAAAACCCTATTCCTGCGGTTCCAGACCCAGGGCTCGCTGAATATCGGTCTGGAGGCACTTTCCGCCGAGGGCCTGGTCAGCCAGGTGGGCCATGAATACCTGTTTATGGGCATTTACTACGGCGGCTTTGCGGTGCTGCTGGTCTATAACCTGATCCTCTTTATGACTGTGCGTGAGCGGGCCTTTATCTTTTACGTGCTCTATGTGTTCAGCTATGGCCTCTACATGTCGGTGCACAATGGGCTGAGCTTCCAGTTTCTGTGGCCCGATAACAGCTGGTTGGCCAACAAGAGTTTGCTGTTGTTGCTGGCATTGTCACTGTTTGGCGCCCTGCGTTTTACCCGGGAGATCCTGGGTTCGGCCCAGTTGCTGCCACGGGCCGATCGCCTCACCGCCATCATGGAGTGGGTGGCTGTGATTGCCCTGTTGCTGAGTCCGGTACTCAGCTATCACCTGGTGATAGTGCCTTTGTCGCTGCTGACCACGCTTTTGTGTGTGCAGCTGTTTGTCATGGGCGTGATGGCCCTGATGCGTGGTTCGCGTCCGGCGCGCTATTTTCTGGTGGCGTTCTCGGCACTCTTGCTCGGGGCCTTTACCTATATGCTCAAGAGTTTTGGCCTCTTGCCCCACAATGAATTTACCCAGAACGCGTTCCAGATAGGTTCTCTGGTGGAAATGGTACTGCTGAGTCTGGCCCTTGGCAGCCGTATGGGCGATATCAAGCGCCGCAACCATATAGACGTGCTGACCGGGCTCTATAACCGGCGTTTCTTTGATGAACAGTTACCACTGGAATTCCAGAAGGCCCAGCGCCGCTCCCAGCCTTTGTCGCTGCTGGTGCTGGACATAGACAAGTTCAAGGCATTCAATGACAGCCGCGGTCATACCCAGGGCGACAAGGCGCTGCGGGCAGTGGCCAGGGTGCTGGCATCGGCGATTCGCAAGCCGGGCCTCGCCTGTCGTTATGGTGGTGAGGAGTTTGCGCTGATCCTGCCGGAAACCGGCTCAGGCGATGCGGCCGTGCTGGCCGAGCGCATCCGCGCCCGGGTGGCGGAAGAAACCGCCGGGCGCTTCGATCTCAGCGTCAGCATAGGTCACGCGACCCTGGGTGAAGGCAGCTTTGCCAGCGGTTATGGGCTGTTTGATGCGGCGGATGCGGCCCTGTACCAGGCCAAGGCGGCGGGCCGTAATTGCGTGCTGGCCTTCTCGGGCACCACTATTCCCTGA